A stretch of DNA from Kwoniella mangroviensis CBS 8507 chromosome 1 map unlocalized Ctg01, whole genome shotgun sequence:
GGATTCCCCTTTCCTTGGACTGTTCAATTCCCTTATCCTGATGGTCTGATGGTTCACCAGATTCCACCGAATTACCTATCCATGttccaccacctcttttAGTTGATTTGCTTCATAGAGATAAACATGTCTCATTTCCGTCTTTCGATGAAGCAAAAGGATCGTAGCTGACTCTTGTACCTACTTTCCCACAACCTCTTTCCGTTTCCATGGAACTCAAACTGTATATCACATATCGCATTATTTAGCCTCACTCAAGGTTTATCTTCCTCCCAATCAACCAAAGAATTGTATAACCAACCTTCTGTGACTATCAAGACTTTCTCACATAGAGCAGAATTTACCGAAGGAGTATTGAGGAATAAGATTGAAAAAGCTAGACTGGCGCATTTGGAGAGACACGGAAAGATCTGATCGCATCTATCCCTTCGAATGGAGGATGTCATGACAGAATGCGATGAGCAGTTTATAGGTCAACAACTAATTGTGAGACTGTAGAGTGGAGTGGGAATTACGAATGATCGTATTGTAACTTGTATTATTAGAAGCATATCAAGCTTCAAATTATCAGATGGTTTGTATTGTATACTTTTCGTTTTGGTTGTGACATAACACTGTAATATATTGTGCGACGCATGAATGTATGTTTATCTATGAAATATGCATGAATGTATATTACTTCGTACGAATATACGGGGATTATATTTCACTACTCACTCGACCTCAGTCCCCATCAAAGACTTTGTTATATGCCCAATTCCGCTCTAAGCCAAAACCTTTGGTTCCCCATTTTCACCCAACAGACTTTCCTCTTTACCCAAAGTCCTAGGCCCATCACCCACTCTCGTATGGATCAAGCTCTTCACAGCACCCTTCTcccatccaccttccctGACAACATTCACGTTAAACCCTTCTGGCAACTCTGCGGCTTCCGTCTTGAACGGATCCCTACTTTCTTCCGACGTGGGGAAAAACTTGTTGACGACTCCTAATACTTTGGGCATATTCTTCTCCAAAGCGTAGATCACAGCATTGGGTCCAGCATCGAAGGTGTATGCAGCGACTATCTCCCCAGAAGATCTATTCAATTCCTCTATAACGGCAATGATAGATTTCGATACATCGTTGAGGTAAAAGATAGGTGGAGAAGTATCGAGACAAACCGAATGGAACGAGTTCGAATCCTTCATTGTAATTTCTCCAAATGTTGCGAAATCTTTAGATTGGATAGCTTTGGAAATATCATCCATTCGGCCTGGAACGATCTTCAATCGGTGTTGGAGTAAAGTAGAAGTTTCAACTGTACGTTGCATACCCGATGTCGAGGAGGTTCCTTTCTTTGCGTCGCTCACTACACAGATCAAAGCGTGCATCTCTGGCCAATGCGATTGTGGTGCAACCTCTTCAGCTAAAGAGTCTGATCCATCTTCGGCGGAACCTTCTCGCCAGGCTACAAATCCACCGAATAATGATCGACAGGCTGAACCTGATCCTTGACGGGCAATTAGGGAGAGTTGAGAGGCTGATTGAGGGAGTGAGTAGAGTTTGGCAAGGGAAGCTACGAGGGCGGCGAGACCTGATGCGGAGGAGGCGAGACCGGCTGCAGTGGGGAAGTTGTTGTATGAGGCGACACGGAGAGGCCATTGGGAGAGCTATGTCATTCATAGACAGATCAGTATAATTCGTGTTTGAAAGATATAGCTGTAAAGTGGATATATCATGACATGACCACTGAGAGCAAAGAGTGAACGGTGAAGTGGTTTGGTAGTGTGATGAATGTTACATGAATGACAgctctcactcaccttagGTAAACTCGaatccttatcttcctcaatcttcctccaattcctcaATTCCTTAATACAAacacccaatctaccatccTCTTTGACAGTCTCCTCTTTCCCGTTCAACCACAATCTATCTCCCTTCTCGAACGACTGGTCAGCTCTGGAAGTAGTAGTGGACCGcaggtgatcttgatccaagGTAACAGAGAGGGAAGAGTTGGTAGGTAAGATTAATTTGGTATTTCGTTTACCCCAATACCTACCATTTAAACTGTTAGCTTACACTTACCTACCTTATGGGAGAACTTGACATGGACGTAGACGTACTTTATACAGGCTATATTGACTGGAGCTGAGACTGTCGCTTCGTGCATATTGAATGTCTGCACTGCTACAAATTTGGGATGCAGATGAAGTGGACGAGAAAGATGCAGAAAAGTCAAAGTCACAATGCTCAACTTTTGAGGATCGCGAACCGTAAACCGTGAACTGCAACCGTACGATGTTTTTGTCCATCCTATTCAGGGTTGTAGTGGACGTTCGTGGCAATTTCACGTGGCACTTCATTTTCCATCTCGTTCGATCATGCAATCCATACTCGTAGTGACCTACATTCAGTCGACCACTGTTCAATTCTCCGGAAGAATAAGCTAGTCTACATGCCAGTGTGCTGCAAAATTACTGCAACCTATTTCAGAATCCAGATGTATTCTTCTGAAAAATTAGAAGTGATAAATCACAAATGATCTGACAGCGGTACAGATATGCTACATAGGCACTTATTTACCCCACTTAGATGGTCGTCACGGTCAACCCATCTTTTCGTAGCATCTAGTATATACTTCCAGTGGAGCTGATGGCTACCTTGACGACCAATGCATTACATGATATACCTTCTACCGAGATTTTACTTCGACAATTCAGATATACCAGTACTGAACGACTTAGAGGCACTCTATCGATTGCTCGTACTTTATCAAACATGACTACAATCGTGTTCAGAGAAAAGATGTTCTCTAGAAATACATCTACCCTGTATATACCTCTGGGAAGATTCGAAGATATTTTCTCCCAACTCAAGAGATACTTTGCACAATCTTCAATCTGTCTTCATCTCCCTATTCCACCCCTACACGAATTGGTAGGACTGGTCGGGATTTCAGGGCCTCATTCGAATATTGATGATCTAGTATTCGTCAAAAaatggatggaaggtatCTCAACCAACTTGAAAGGTGATCAACTGGTCTTGCATAACATTCATCAGATCGATACCAGTGTTGCAAGATATTTCGCGCCAATGGTGAAATCCACTTGGCGACATATCACATGTTCAATACCCCTGTTCTTCCTCGAGCCGATACTTTCACCCAGACATTTCCTCATTTTTACCAAGCAGCTTTCAACATGCTTTGTCACCAATTACCTAATAACGGATATGGGAAAATAGAGGTATATAATGCTACCATACTCAAAGATATCCCGTTGAAAGATTTGCGTGAAGAAGCAGAACGAAGATAGCCCAACTTGAtaattccttcttcaaaagTTTTGGAGGAACGTCTTGAATTCCTTGGTTCCGAGGATAATATACACGATGTATAAGTTGCGGATTATATGGAAATGGTTGAAGTTGGACGCAAAGGTGAGCTGCGAACGTATAGGACATGATATAGTACCTATGAACACAATAGAAGTTCACCTGGCTGATCAATGTGATATGAGTGTTTGTACAAGTATAAAGTCTCTTGAATTTGGTAAAGCGAAATTGTTCAGAACTTCGCTCTGAATAGATCAACTACACAGCCAATCGTGGTGGTACGGGCTTTGAATTTGGTAATTTACCATATATTACAAAATTGATTAGTAGCTGTGAACAGTTTAAATGCATTCACCTGTGTATATTTAATGTGGTCACAAGGTAGATTCTTCGAGGGACGAGATTACCAGATCTTTGCCTCAGATATCAAgcctccttcatcattccgAGAATGTTAATCGATACGATGTGCATTCTCCATTGCAAATGAACTCTCGAAGTCTATGGTATCACACGAGATGCATCTTAGCATGAGAGTGATGACACCTCTTGCGTTAATTTGGCTAAGTTACCATACAGTATTCTAAAATCGCCACGTGCCACTGACTATTAACGCGTATGTAAACTTGACCTCAGCTTCACCTACTCCAGTTGGCTTTCGATTTTGACTTttatttccattctttctgCTGACTCTCATAAGCATCGAACACATATATACCCTTCATCCCCAGCATGGAGATGGCATAGAATGAGTCAATCTGAGTAAATATCCCATCAGTCTCCTTCCAGATACCTGCCCACAACTGGAACAGTCGTTGATCGCAAAAAAATGTCAATAATACAAactcaacctcttcctcctcggaCTTCAAACTCCAATAAcacacctgcacctgcatcTTCGAAGACACCCTTACCTGTGAGCTATATGAGACACTCGGAAACTAGGTCAACAAGGTGTTTGAAGAGCTCATGTTGACTTGTCGTTCTTGTATATAGCCCCTGGCGAAGATAGAAAAGCAatatcgagtgagtgatattgCTTTCCTCCTCGATTGTATCATatatctaccatctctcGTTTTACGCATTTTGGCCGATCCTAAGCGTCAAGATGCGTTTTCATGTCCGAGAAGATTGCAACAGCTGATGAATTATGTCTTCATCATATCCTCCCAGAAATTCCTAGCAAAAAGGTATATATCGTTCGCCTGGAGGTCAGGTGTATGGATATCTATCGCATTATCTAGCTCCATAGTCTTATATACGGGTAGGTACCCTTCCGCCATACGCTATCATAACATTACTATTCAGTCGTTATGATTTCGTCCTCTGCGTATACATTGTATGAAAGCTAATCGAAACCTTCTCCGTCCTTCTTCATAGGCTCATTCGGTAAAATACCATTCGCCATCATACTTTCTCTACCCGTGTTCGTAGCTTTAGCTATATTAATTAGAACAAGAAAGTCGTATATAACTCGTGAGCTCTAGTCCCAACCTACTACTTAACACAATGTCCCAACCACCTGTATGCTGATGTTATTCTCAATCTCGCAGAACCCCCCAAACACCTTCCCCGCCCCACACTACTGGGCTCCTCCATCTCGTCAATATGGAACGAGCGATCCATCACCCTCCTGTTCAGCTATGCAATCTTTAGTTTGACTATATCCAACGTATGGTGTATACTTGTTGGATCAGATGAATTGGCTTTGTTCAGCCCTACGACGTAAGTTATCGCTACCCGTTGCATGACGACACTCCAGCTGACTTGGTTATGGTTGATAGACGACATAAATTAGCTCTGAACGAAAGGAGGATTGTACTCTGTTCTTCCAACCTAGCTCTTTTCCTTGTGTTAGGTGTTAAAGAGGTATTGGGCGATAAATTGAAGCCTGTATGGCCCCAGAAGAAGGTACGCAAAATACAATCGGCGATCATTGTAGTATCATTTTTAGCTGAATCGTTGTGGGTCTCACTCCCGTAGATACCTTTCGCCCGAGCTGTACAGAATTCTATACTCGACTCTCTCAATTTCGATACTTCCAATGCCCTCTCAATATCTCTCGTCTGGTCGATCGTTGTTCCTTTTGCCTATCGGATAGTACTCAGAGGGCATGTCTGGCAATGGGTCAATTGGAGGATATGGGCTTTGTTCTTGCGGTAGGTGTTGTCTCTTTCGTGGACAATTCAGCTTCATTGATACTGACATCGATCCATGTGATAGCCCATTCATCGGATCGTTTGCTAGATCTTCCACTCGTGCACCTAGCGCTTGGACATTAGCTCCTCAATTGCTCGTACTTGATCTAGTCGCATTGCTCGTTCTGCAATTACCTGTGAAAGCCATGATGCCTTATCTTGTTCAGGTGAGCTGGCATTCTATGTGTGCTTGTGGCTAGCCACGaccatcagctgacgatGTAATGCAGCCCCTCCACTTCGATGCTTTTTACAAGAAATCACCTCTTAGTCCCGAGAGATATTTGATCACCGCTCTGAAATCGCAGGATCCATACTACCTCGTAAGCTGCCTTTGAGTGAATGGAATCGACAACTTACTGATTATGCTTGTACTGCTTAGCAATTCACTCTGATGGAACTCTTGCGAATCTCACATATTCCCTCGCACAGAAAAATCTTTTTCTCCGATATATCCAAGTCACCTAATCTTGTTGTTGAGTTATGGCAAGAATTATTACTCCAATTAGGATCAATCAACTCCAAgttatcttcctcttctacctctgtACCAAGATCATCAGTACCTGCCAAACCATCTGTACCGGATCCACGAGCGATCCCAATCAAACAAGGCGATATATTCAGACCCATTGCGAAGAAGCAATCCACTTACGGACTAAAAGAAATTCTCGATGGACCTATACGATCGactccacctgctcctgaGCCTATAGCCAAAGTGGGTAACTTGGCGATACAGAAAGTCGAACAAGTACAAACTCAGGTGGTACATCGGATAGAAGCTACTCCGATAGGTACGACTGCTCTAGGTGAAGTAAGGAGTTGTAGACAAGGTGCATATGACTGGATGGGCAAGGAATGGGCAAGGAGGAACATAAGGTTGAGCGCGGGCGATTGGATCTTGGCTCAGAGGATCATCGAAAGTGAGTAGCTTTGTGATTCAGCTAGATGAGGGATGTCTATCTTGTGGAATTATTAGCTGATAGATGGGCGTCCAACAGTCATGACCACTTTTGCTGTCGCTTCTGTTGAAGAGGATACGTATGGATATGTCCAGCAGGTGCTTCCTGCTTCTCTTGAGGCTATAGTGAGAGTTAGAGCGTCGATCATGGGGTTGGAAGCTAGGTTGGTAGGTCAGGCGGTCGTGTTGGGAcaagggagagaaggagcaGTATGTGAGATAGGGAGGGAGCTGGGTGCAGCAAGGAGTGGTGAGCCATCCTATCAGCTAAGCATCATCAACTAAATCTGAGGAAAAGCTTAAATGTTGTTATGATAATTAGCATGCGATAACTCGATAAGAAGGATAGGAGAGAAATTCGGTCCTTCATTGGGCACTTTCAGATTCCCACCTGCTATAGCTCAGACACTAGGGGAGATATGCAAGTCATAGGTATAGCTTCAAGCGGCGGGGTCAGAGGTATGAAGAGAAGTACCATCTCTATGCATGCATGTTCGGTCAAGCATGTAGATCAGCGTATGGCCTTGGGGTTTCACGTGACTGGTTTTGTATGCTGCTGTTGTTTTCGACGCGTATGACCGAGGTGACTGAAACAACGAACAACAACATCAGATCAGTCCATTCAATCAATTATCTTGACACATCAGCATTAGCTTCGTCTTGTAACATTGCACAGTCGCACACAGCATAGGTGCACAGTGTATATCGTACAGCCAGACATAGGCATACACAACATATAGGACCTTCAAGTACAAGTCAGCACTAAGCAGCAAAGGTATTGACATCTTTGATACTTGACGACGGAGCCCCATCAAAAACACTCGCACAGACCATCAACAGCTGTTCCATCGATTCCACCTATTCAGATCTCCAATACAATCGACTACCTGTCATCCATACCTCGACTCCCTTCCCCTTTCGCATCATGCGAACAGATCAATAAGAACGCGACCTCATCTAGGACTACATATCACCATCCACATTCGCTACCCCTTCCAACTCAAATCAATATAGAATTGAACTTCCAGTCAGGAGTCATTGTTCCCTCTGTCGTCCAcccttctcatcaccttACCTAACACCCAATCAGCATGCACCATGGCAGCCGCAGTAGCTTTATCCAACTATCAACTAGGCGACATCCTAGGTCGAGGAGCCAGTGGATCAGTCTATCGAGCACTCAACTTCCTAACAGGAGAAACAGTGGctatcaaatcgatctcaCTCCTATCCcttccaccatcatcattaccaGATATAATGTCTGAGATCGACCTGTTGAAAAACCTCAACCATCCGAATATAGTGAAATACAAAGGTTTCGCAAGGGATAAGGAAAACTTATTTATCGTATTGGAATATTGTGAGAATGGTTCACTTCAAAGCATCTTAAAGAAATTTGGAAAGTTCCCTGAAAGCTTGATAGCAGTCTATATATCACAGGTGTTAGAAGGATTGATATATCTACATGAACAAGGGGTTATACATAGAGATATAAAAGGAGCGAATATATTAACGAATAAAGATGGTTCTGTGAAATTGGCAGATTTCGGTGTATCGTCGAAAAATCAACCTAAACCCACTTCgtcaccctcttcatcttcttctcaagAATATAGTAAGAAGGAggataatgataatgaagTTGTTGGATCTCCCTATTGGATGGCTCCTGAGGTGATAGAACAGAATGGATCTTCGACAGCGAGCGATATTTGGTCAGTCGGCTGTGTGATAGTTGAATTGTTGGAAGGGAAACCACCTTATGGCGACTTGGCACCGATGCAGGCGCTCTGGAGGATTGTACAGGATGAAAGTATGAGGATACCTGATGGAGCGAGTCCGGTGAGTGGCGTCTTTTTCACTTAATTAATTTTATATTTATATtaagaagctgatatgtattCCTTCGGCTCTTTACCATACGCCTCCCGCAGATAGTGAAAGACTTCCTTTACCACTGTTTCCAGAAAGATCCCAATCTCCGAGTCTCGGCGAAAAAATTACTTCGTCATCCATGGATGATGAGCGtgaagaaatcagctgaaccGCCTGTACCACCAGTCTTACCTAAATCTACACCATCGAGCAGACCCCAATCCCGTGCGAGCTCTGTCAGAGTATCGTCAGGAGGGAAAGATACAGTCAGATCGAGTGAAAGAAAATCCACCAATTTGGGACAAAATAATGCAAATGTATCTTCaggtagtggtagtgggaCAGTCAGGGCCAAAAAACCTATGACGGTGTATGATGAGGCTGTTCAGAGGGTGCAGGAGTGGAACGAGGCTTTGAATGGTGCGTTGATATTAGCTGATTTTTACTGTCGAACATTCAAGCTGAAGTGCGTGTTTGTAGCCTCGCCAAAAGCATTAGGTACGATGAGACGTCTACCACTACCTCAGCCTCGTAAACAATCAGTGTCCAACGTCCGACAAAGAGGCGAATCCAATGGTCCCCTAGGTCCTGGTTTGTTCGCTCTtccctcaagatcatccgGAGATgccatctcttctcaactACACCCAGGCACCGGATTGCCTATACCTATTTCTCAGCCTGGATTGATCGGCAAAAACCTGCACGTTAGTGATGTGCTGAATAGAGCGAAGGAGAGCGAAGGAGATGCGGAAAGTTGGGATGATGACTTTGCGGCGGACATAACCCTGTCAAAGAAGCTTGGCCGTAAGTCCGCCATGAATGGATAGATCAAGTATGGACGTTGAATGAGGAAAGCTGATGGGCTACTTTGATAGACCGCCGTGACGAGTCTGCAGCAAACGAGGATCTGAATCAGAAGACACTTCGACCCACCAAATCGCCAGCGGTAGCTATAAATCCCTTGCCTCCCTTATCCAGTCAAACGACAAAGACTGCAACAAACGGAAGATCAGCCTCAGCAGGCCAGATTGAGGATTATTCTGATATAGGATTGGACGAGGACGAATCTGGATTGGAAACGAAACTGAAAAACCTCAAGGTCAGTCCGCTGAAGTGGTCGCTGATCTCATCTGTAGCTGACGAGTCCCATAGCTCAAGTCCaatgggagaagagggtTGATGCATCCCGATGATATACATAAAGTCCCACTTTCACCTGTCCTACCCACTCAGCGATCACTGTCCACTCCTGCCAAGCCTTCTTTACCTGTTCCTGTGACGCCTTCGCCTCGAGCCCAAGCTCGATCACCCCCTTCCTCAAGGCAGAACTCCTTGAGGGGTAAGAATACCCCTGGAACTGGCACTGCTGGAGATAATAGTCCGAGCTTGGTGGAGTTGAATAAGTATATGGAGAGGGATGAggattatgatgatatttttGAAGGGGTACAACCTTCACAAGCGAGTGGTGGGTGGTTCTCAGACTCTCTGACCCAACGAAAAATGCTGATGGTCCCGTTCCTACGTAGGCTCGAAATTGCAAGCCCAATCGCTCCAGCTCACTCGTCGGTCCAACGTATCGTGGGCGTCGGACGAAGCGGACGAGGAACAGGATCCCTTCGCggagatcgaagatgattttgtCACTGAGGATCTCGAAGCTATCCTATTGCGAGATAAAAGAGCAACTTTACATGCTAATGTCAATAAGCTGGTGGAAGGGTTGACACCGAATACGCCTCATGGACTGTTAAAAGATGGATGTGATGAGTTAGTGAGTACGGTCTTTACGATCCTGGACCTCCATATCGTACAGCAAAACTGATCTATTTCTGCAGTTATCACTACTTGAGAATACATCACCTGAGATGGGTTTGGAAGCTCATTTCGTCGCTCAACATGGAATGTTAgcgtaagtcagctgaaagCTATCGATGTTGATCCAGCTAACAAAGCGTACTGACGGCATATACAGTATCTTAGAAGTCCTGGAGTCGAGATTGACTAGAGATATCGCTGTGAGATTGTTAAGATTGGTCAACCTGGTAGGTCATCTTTCAGCTTTAGTGTCGACGTAAGAATTTCCGAGGTACTTAGCTGAATATGACAAAACTGTAGATTGTCATGTCCGACTTGGAGATGCTTGAATCGTTCTGCTTGATTGGCGGTATCCCAGTAATCATAGTAAgtcattcttcaatctcaatgaGCCAAGTAATGCTAATGTGCGGCTCGTACTCAGCCATATACCTCAAAAAAGCATTCTCTGGAAACTAGATTGGAGGCTTCAATTTTCATACAGCAATTGACAAGCTCAGCGTTGACATTACAGATGTTCATCTCGTACGTAAAGCATATCCATGACGAGACGTCGCTGATCTGGTTCTTCTCAATAGATGTCGGGGTCTGCGTATTCTCGTTGAACTCCTAGATGAAGATTACGCCTTAAACAAGACTctaatcctttcttccctcgAGGGTATATCATCAGTATTTGACTTACAATCACCTACGCCAAAACCGGACTTCGTAAGAATGTTCGTCAGGGAAGGTATACTGGATCCCTTATCCACCGCGCTACTATCGATACTCAGAGATGGCctgttgaaagagaaagccAAAGGGATAGAGCAAGAGAAAATCGAAGGTCAGATGGAACAAGAGGAGCTTGAAACGGCTATCAATAGGACTGTATCtaccttgttgttgttctgtCAAGTGGCCCAAGGTGATAGGAGGGTACAGGATGGTTTTGCAAACAGAGGCGTGATGACTCGTAagcttcattctcctcgtaTTATCCCAACAAAGAGCGGTTATATTACGGATGTACAGCTGCTTCGCTCTGGTCTAGTACTGAACAGTATGAATCATGAGATCTAGATGCTGAATTGAGTTTGCTTTTAGGTATTCTAAAAGCTTGTGATTTGCTCAGCGGGAAGTCATTGGTGCTAGCTATCAAAGCAATCAAACATCTCGCCACTTCTACACAATTGATAGAAGTTGTACAGAATTCGAATGGTATAGAAATACTGGTTGGTATATTGGCTAGAAATATGAAGGGTTCTCATGCATCTGTAAGTCGGTTCTCACTTTGAGGATCAACATGCCTCCGGAAAGTTTCGCCTTAAAAATTCCATCAGGAGCTAAATGTGAATGCCTCCTGTTTTTTCGTCTGTTACAGGAAACCGTCTCAAACCTCTTCCAAACTATCTACTCAATGACGAAGTTATCCAAATCTCGACAAGAAGAGGCTGCATCAAGTGGAATCATACCCCTGTTGAAGAAAGTTGTTCAGTCCAAATCGCAAATGAGCGATTTCGCTTTGCCCATTTTGTGTGATTTGGCGAATGCTGGCAAAGTCAGTAGGAGGTTGTTGTGGAGGTATGACGGGTTGAATTGTGAGTGGAAATCGTCATCGGTTTGCCAAAACAGGCGTCTATCATATGGAAACGACTAATTAATTaatcaatcccttcttcatcagtatatctcgatctcctctCTCACCCATATTGGCAAGTATCAGCGCTGGACGCTATCTTGACTTGGTGAGTCTGTAGTCCCATATTCCTTCTTTGTTATCCTCTGGGATTGCGAGACCTCAGCTCAGTTCAGTACATAATTGCAGGATGCAAGATGAGACTGCACGGGTCGAAGATGTCTTACTTGAAAAATCAGCATCTGACAGTCTGGTGAAATGCTTTGTTCAGGCTTCAGGTGTTTCGTTTGAGGGCATTTTAGATCCGTAAGTTTCAAATGCGCCGATTTGAGCGATAAGTCTGCCGGCTATGATGCCTATTTAATGTCGGGCTGATGTATCTGTTCATCATCACAGACTCATCAAGATCCTCCGATTATCTACATCCTTGACCTCCTCTATATCTCATCCGCAATTCTACACCCGCCTTTCTGAGACTCTCGAAAAATCCACTCACGCAGCTATCAAACTGAACTTACTCAGATTGACAAGGGTAGTATGTGATACCCACCCCGATCGACAGAATTTGGTCATTCGTTTCGGTCTGAAGAACGTCATTGAACGATTGGGTAAACAGGACAGTGCCATCTTAGTCAGGGAATTAGCTAAAGAGGTTTTACCTGGTTTGTTATTTGGAAATGATTCGCCTGATCCGATTGATCTTGCGAATCTACATGATGGACTGGATAACGGTGATGGTGGACAGACTATCGATTTTAGATCTGGGGCAGATAGAGGGACGATGAAGCGGACAATGTCTCAGAATGTTATTTCTTCAGATACGTTCAAAAACCCtcaatcatcgtcatcctcgtcgcCTTCCACAGTCCGATCAATGCACTCAATATCCaacccaccttcttcctccagctCCCTAGACaaatcaactcatcaacGAATGACCTTATCGTGCTCTTCCACAACAACTTTGACGAGATCTCAAATAGATTCAAGGAATATGCCTCCTCCGCCGATTCCGacaccttcacctatatTACCATCcagtggaggaggggaaaGACCAAAACataaga
This window harbors:
- a CDS encoding diphosphomevalonate decarboxylase, producing the protein MHEATVSAPVNIACIKYWGKRNTKLILPTNSSLSVTLDQDHLRSTTTSRADQSFEKGDRLWLNGKEETVKEDGRLGVCIKELRNWRKIEEDKDSSLPKLSQWPLRVASYNNFPTAAGLASSASGLAALVASLAKLYSLPQSASQLSLIARQGSGSACRSLFGGFVAWREGSAEDGSDSLAEEVAPQSHWPEMHALICVVSDAKKGTSSTSGMQRTVETSTLLQHRLKIVPGRMDDISKAIQSKDFATFGEITMKDSNSFHSVCLDTSPPIFYLNDVSKSIIAVIEELNRSSGEIVAAYTFDAGPNAVIYALEKNMPKVLGVVNKFFPTSEESRDPFKTEAAELPEGFNVNVVREGGWEKGAVKSLIHTRVGDGPRTLGKEESLLGENGEPKVLA